The following proteins come from a genomic window of Microtus ochrogaster isolate Prairie Vole_2 chromosome 7, MicOch1.0, whole genome shotgun sequence:
- the LOC101986160 gene encoding olfactory receptor 10-like: MGDFNASLGKGFILVGFSDWPQLELILFIYVLIFYSLTLFGNTTIIALSHVDLRLHTPMYFFLSHLSFLDLCYTTSTVPQLLINIEGHDHTITYGRCVAQLFSVLALGSTESMLLVVMAFDRYAAVCRPLLYTAIMHPLLCQALAISSWVAGLVNSLIQTGLMMAMPLCGYRLNHFFCEMPVFLKLACKNTAGTEAKMFVARAIILVFPATLILGSYAHIARAVLKVKSISGRRKAFGTCGSHLLVVSMFYGSTIYTYLQPNDSYSENEGKFVALFYTIVTPMLNPLIYTLRNKDVKGALWKVLRRGTDSR, encoded by the coding sequence ATGGGAGACTTCAATGCCAGTTTGGGCAAAGGCTTCATTTTGGTGGGCTTCTCTGACTGGCCTCAactggaactcattctttttATCTACGTTTTGATTTTCTACTCCTTAACTCTCTTTGGCAACACCACCATCATTGCCCTGTCACACGTGGATCTCCGAttgcacactcccatgtacttcttcctctcccacctctccttcctggaCCTCTGCTACACCACCAGCACTGTGCCCCAGCTCCTGATCAATATTGAGGGACACGACCACACCATCACGTACGGAAGGTGTGTGGCTCAGCTCTTCAGTGTCCTTGCCCTGGGCTCCACGGAAAGTATGCTTCTAGTGGTGATGGCCTTTGACCGCTACGCCGCTGTGTGCCGTCCGCTCCTCTACACAGCCATTATGCACCCACTTCTGTGCCAGGCATTGGCCATCTCATCATGGGTAGCGGGCCTTGTCAACTCTCTGATTCAGACAGGCCTCATGATGGCCATGCCTCTCTGTGGCTATCGACTGAATCACTTCTTCTGTGAGATGCCCGTGTTCCTCAAGTTGGCTTGCAAGAACACAGCTGGAACAGAGGCCAAGATGTTTGTGGCCAGAGCCATAATCTTGGTTTTCCCCGCGACACTGATTCTAGGATCCTATGCACACATTGCTAGGGCTGTGTTAAAAGTCAAGTCAATATCTGGCCGCAGAAAAGCTTTTGGGACTTGTGGGTCCCACCTCCTGGTGGTTTCTATGTTTTATGGCTCAACCATCTATACATACTTGCAACCAAATGACAGTTATTCTGAGAACGAGGGCAAGTTTGTTGCCCTTTTTTATACCATAGTCACTCCCATGCTCAACCCTCTGATTTACACCCTGAGAAACAAGGATGTGAAGGGGGCTCTGTGGAAGGTGCTCAGGAGAGGCACAGACTCCAGGTAg